The Bos indicus isolate NIAB-ARS_2022 breed Sahiwal x Tharparkar chromosome X, NIAB-ARS_B.indTharparkar_mat_pri_1.0, whole genome shotgun sequence genome has a window encoding:
- the MBNL3 gene encoding muscleblind-like protein 3 isoform X7 yields the protein MEGAAYDLKGRCARENCKYLHPPPHLKTQLEINGRNNLIQQKSAAAMFAQHMQFMFQNAQMPSVNSFPVNPAIAANPAMAYNPYLPHHPGMGLVPAELVQNAPVLISGNPPLPLPGPVAPKPIRSDKLEVCREFQRGNCTRGENDCRYAHPTDVSMIETSDNTVTICMDYIKGRCSREKCKYFHPPAHLQAKLKAAHYQMNHSAATAMGLQPGTLQLIPKRSALEKVSCAPPVFNPNVFHRQQALPNVPMPQPQPQPQFIPTGPILCMAPASSVVPMMHSAAPTTMSAAPPPATSIPFVATAPGNQIPPLSVDELNNSMFVTQM from the exons GGCCGGTGTGCCAGAGAGAACTGCAAGTACCTTCACCCTCCTCCACATTTGAAGACGCAGCTGGAAATTAATGGACGGAACAATCTGATTCAACAAAAGAGTGCCGCCGCCATGTTCGCCCAGCACATGCAGTTTATGTTCCAAAATGCTCAGATGCCATCAGTT AATTCTTTTCCTGTGAATCCTGCAATTGCAGCTAATCCTGCCATGGCTTACAATCCTTACTTACCTCATCATCCTGGGATGGGCCTGGTCCCCGCCGAACTGGTACAAAACGCACCTGTTCTGATTTCTGGAAACCCACCTCTGCCACTGCCAGGGCCTGTTGCTCCAAAACCGATACGTTCAGATAAACTGGAG gtttgccGTGAATTTCAGCGAGGTAATTGTACCCGTGGTGAGAATGATTGCCGCTATGCTCACCCTACTGATGTGTCCATGATTGAGACAAGTGATAATACTGTGACCATCTGCATGGATTATATCAAAGGTCGATGCTCCCGGGAGAAATGCAAGTATTTTCATCCTCCTGCGCACTTGCAAGCCAAACTCAAAGCAGCTCATTACCAGATGAACCATTCAGCTGCCACTGCAATG GGCCTACAGCCTGGTACACTGCAACTGATACCAAAGAGATCGgcacttgaaaaggtcagttgtgCCCCACCAGTCTTTAATCCCAATGTGTTCCACCGCCAACAGGCTCTGCCTAACGTGCCGATGCCGCAGCCACAGCCGCAGCCGCAGTTCATTCCTACAG GGCCAATACTGTGCATGGCACCCGCTTCAAGTGTTG TGCCCATGATGCACAGTGCTGCACCCACCACTATGTCTGCAGCACCACCACCTGCTACCAGCATTCCCTTCGTTGCAACAGCTCCAGGCAATCAG ATACCCCCATTATCAGTAGATGAACTGAATAACAGCATGTTTGTTACACAGATGTAG
- the MBNL3 gene encoding muscleblind-like protein 3 isoform X8, with translation MFAQHMQFMFQNAQMPSVNSFPVNPAIAANPAMAYNPYLPHHPGMGLVPAELVQNAPVLISGNPPLPLPGPVAPKPIRSDKLEVCREFQRGNCTRGENDCRYAHPTDVSMIETSDNTVTICMDYIKGRCSREKCKYFHPPAHLQAKLKAAHYQMNHSAATAMGLQPGTLQLIPKRSALEKVSCAPPVFNPNVFHRQQALPNVPMPQPQPQPQFIPTGPILCMAPASSVVPMMHSAAPTTMSAAPPPATSIPFVATAPGNQIPPLSVDELNNSMFVTQM, from the exons ATGTTCGCCCAGCACATGCAGTTTATGTTCCAAAATGCTCAGATGCCATCAGTT AATTCTTTTCCTGTGAATCCTGCAATTGCAGCTAATCCTGCCATGGCTTACAATCCTTACTTACCTCATCATCCTGGGATGGGCCTGGTCCCCGCCGAACTGGTACAAAACGCACCTGTTCTGATTTCTGGAAACCCACCTCTGCCACTGCCAGGGCCTGTTGCTCCAAAACCGATACGTTCAGATAAACTGGAG gtttgccGTGAATTTCAGCGAGGTAATTGTACCCGTGGTGAGAATGATTGCCGCTATGCTCACCCTACTGATGTGTCCATGATTGAGACAAGTGATAATACTGTGACCATCTGCATGGATTATATCAAAGGTCGATGCTCCCGGGAGAAATGCAAGTATTTTCATCCTCCTGCGCACTTGCAAGCCAAACTCAAAGCAGCTCATTACCAGATGAACCATTCAGCTGCCACTGCAATG GGCCTACAGCCTGGTACACTGCAACTGATACCAAAGAGATCGgcacttgaaaaggtcagttgtgCCCCACCAGTCTTTAATCCCAATGTGTTCCACCGCCAACAGGCTCTGCCTAACGTGCCGATGCCGCAGCCACAGCCGCAGCCGCAGTTCATTCCTACAG GGCCAATACTGTGCATGGCACCCGCTTCAAGTGTTG TGCCCATGATGCACAGTGCTGCACCCACCACTATGTCTGCAGCACCACCACCTGCTACCAGCATTCCCTTCGTTGCAACAGCTCCAGGCAATCAG ATACCCCCATTATCAGTAGATGAACTGAATAACAGCATGTTTGTTACACAGATGTAG